The Zootoca vivipara chromosome 4, rZooViv1.1, whole genome shotgun sequence genome has a segment encoding these proteins:
- the LOC118085590 gene encoding olfactory receptor 52K1-like, with translation MNTAPNRTFSDPSVFFLSGIPGLESSHGWISILFCSVFATSLLGNSTLLYVIKADESLHKPMFFFLSMLASIDLSLSLTTMPKTLSIFWFRAREISLTACLVQMFLLHTFSIVESAVLLAMAFDRYVAICHPLRYTTILTNSLVAKIGLVALVRAVALMLPLPFLLRRLPYCRSHVIAHCYCEHMALVRLACAHTWFNNIYGIVVALFVVILDLTFIGISYTKILRTVLSLASKEEQLKAFSTCISHLCAILVFYTPVVLSSVIHRFGHRVAPYIHILLANFYLLFPPMMNPIIYGVKTKQIRDRALLLFHRKSF, from the coding sequence ATGAACACGGCTCCCAACCGCACCTTCTCTGACCCCTCGGTGTTCTTCCTGTCCGGTATTCCTGGACTGGAAAGCTCCCACGGCTGGATCTCCATACTTTTCTGCTCTGTCTTCGCCACCTCCCTGCTGGGCAACAGCACCCTGCTGTACGTGATCAAGGCTGACGAGAGCCTCCACAAACCCAtgttcttcttcctctccatGCTGGCCTCCATTGACCTGAGCTTGTCCCTCACTACCATGCCCAAGACACTGAGCATCTTCTGGTTCAGGGCCAGGGAGATAAGTCTCACCGCCTGCCTTGTCCAGATGTTTCTCCTCCACACCTTTTCCATCGTGGAGTCTGCTGTGCTCTTGGCCATGGCCTTTGACCGCTATGTGGCCATCTGCCACCCTCTGAGGTACACCACCATCCTCACCAATTCCTTGGTAGCCAAAATTGGGCTGGTGGCTTTGGTGCGGGCTGTGGCCCTGATGCTCCCATTGCCCTTCCTGCTTAGGAGATTGCCCTATTGCCGCTCCCACGTCATCGCCCACTGCTACTGTGAGCACATGGCGCTGGTGAGGTTGGCATGTGCCCACACTTGGTTCAATAACATCTATGGAATCGTAGTTGCTCTCTTTGTGGTAATACTTGATTTGACCTTCATTGGTATTTCTTACACCAAGATCCTACGAACTGTCCTCAGTCTGGCTTCAAAGGAAGAGCAGCTCAAAGCCTTCAGCACTTGCATCTCACACCTGTGTGCCATATTGGTTTTCTACACTCCTGTGGTCCTCTCCTCGGTCATCCATAGATTTGGTCATCGTGTTGCTCCCTACATACACATCCTGCTGGCCAACTTCTACCTCCTCTTCCCACCCATGATGAACCCTATTATCTATGGGGTGAAGACCAAACAGATACGGGACagagctctcctcctcttccaccgaAAAAGTTTTTGA
- the LOC118085030 gene encoding olfactory receptor 51E2-like, producing MGLPGLEGAQFWLAFPLCAMYLVAVVGNCTVVLVVKAEPALHTPMYFFLCMLAAVDLALSTCTMPKLLAFFWFDANEISYGSCLLQMFFIHALSGIESTILLAMAVDRYLAICHPLQHAAIHTNAVTVKVGLVALVRGVVFFLPFPLLIIRLHLCGSTVLTHSYCVHQDVMHLACNDKLPNIVYGLAAILLVMGLDSLLIFVSYVMIIKTVLQLRSKEERLRASGTCVAHVCVVLSFYVPLIGLSVVHRFGRDLPVLVHVTMGNVYLLVPPVLNPIIYGARTKEIRDRALRVLKICRD from the coding sequence ATGGGCCTACCTGGCCTGGAAGGTGCCCAATTCTGGCTGGCCTTCCCCCTCTGCGCCATGTACCTTGTGGCCGTGGTGGGCAACTGCACGGTGGTGCTTGTTGTGAAGGCGGAGCCAGCCCTCCACacgcccatgtacttcttcctctgCATGCTGGCAGCCGTGGACCTGGCCCTCTCCACCTGCACCATGCCCAAACTCCTCGCCTTCTTTTGGTTTGATGCCAATGAGATCAGCTATGGGAGTTGccttctccagatgttcttcatCCACGCGCTATCAGGCATTGAGTCCACCATCCTCTTGGCCATGGCTGTGGATCGCTATTTGGCCATCTGCCACCCCCTGCAGCATGCTGCCATCCACACCAATGCAGTGACGGTGAAAGTGGGCTTGGTGGCCCTGGTGAGAGGAGTCGtcttcttcctcccttttccATTGCTGATCATCCGCCTGCACCTCTGCGGCTCCACTGTCCTCACACATTCCTATTGTGTTCACCAAGACGTCATGCACCTGGCTTGTAATGACAAGCTGCCCAACATTGTATATGGCTTGGCTGCCATTCTCCTGGTGATGGGTCTCGATTCCCTGCTCATCTTTGTCTCCTACGTGATGATCATTAAGACTGTCCTGCAGCTGAGATCAAAGGAGGAGCGCCTCCGGGCTTCTGGGACCTGTGTGGCCCATGTGTGTGTTGTCTTGTCCTTCTACGTGCCCCTGATTGGACTCTCCGTGGTGCACAGGTTTGGGAGAGACCTCCCTGTTCTGGTTCATGTCACAATGGGCAACGTCTACCTCTTGGTGCCTCCAGTGCTCAACCCCATTATCTATGGAGCCAGGACCAAAGAGATACGGGACAGGGCATTGAGAGTACTGAAGATATGCAGAGACTGA
- the LOC118085031 gene encoding olfactory receptor 51E2-like, whose translation MGLPGLEGAQFWLAFPLCAMYLVAVVGNCTVVLVVKAEPALHTPMYFFLCMLAAVDLALSTCTMPKILAFFWFDANEISYGSCLLQMFFIHTLSGIESTILLAMAVDRYVAICHPLQHSSILTNAVTVKVGLVAVVRGVIFFLPPPLLIIRLHFCGSAVLTHSYCVHQDVMHLACGDRIPNIVYGLTAILLVMGLDSLLIFVSYVMIIKTVLQLRSKEERLRASGTCVAHVCVVLSFYVPLIGLSVVHRFGRDLPVLVHVTMGNVYLLVPPVLNPIVYGARTKEIRDRALRIMRIRREGGPH comes from the coding sequence ATGGGCCTACCTGGCCTGGAAGGTGCCCAATTCTGGCTGGCCTTCCCCCTCTGCGCCATGTACCTTGTGGCCGTGGTGGGCAACTGCACGGTGGTGCTTGTCGTGAAGGCGGAGCCAGCCCTCCACacacccatgtacttcttcctgtgCATGCTGGCTGCCGTGGACCTGGCCCTCTCCACCTGCACCATGCCCAAAATCCTCGCCTTCTTTTGGTTTGATGCCAATGAGATCAGCTATGGGAGTTGccttctccagatgttcttcatCCACACTCTATCAGGCATTGAGTCCACCATCCTCTTGGCCATGGCAGTGGATCGTTACGTGGCCATCTGCCACCCCCTGCAGCATTCCTCCATCCTCACCAACGCAGTGACGGTGAAAGTGGGCTTGGTGGCCGTGGTGAGAGGAGtcatcttcttcctccctcctccattgCTGATCATCCGCCTGCACTTCTGCGGCTCCGCTGTCCTCACACATTCCTATTGTGTTCACCAAGATGTGATGCACCTGGCTTGTGGGGACAGAATACCCAACATTGTATATGGCTTGACTGCTATTCTCTTGGTGATGGGTCTCGATTCCCTGCTCATCTTTGTCTCCTACGTGATGATCATTAAGACTGTCCTGCAGCTGAGATCAAAGGAGGAGCGCCTCCGGGCTTCTGGGACCTGTGTGGCCCATGTGTGTGTTGTCTTGTCCTTCTACGTGCCCCTGATTGGACTCTCTGTGGTGCACAGGTTTGGGAGAGACCTCCCTGTTCTGGTTCATGTCACAATGGGCAACGTCTACCTCTTGGTGCCCCCTGTGCTCAACCCCATTGTCTATGGAGCCAGGACCAAGGAGATACGGGACAGGGCATTGAGGATAATGAGgataaggagggagggaggccctcATTGA